A part of Streptomyces sp. NBC_01497 genomic DNA contains:
- a CDS encoding ABC transporter ATP-binding protein — MSTTATATPDAPAATTVLKATDVTMRFGGLTAVRSVDLTVSSGEIVGLIGPNGAGKTTFFNCLTGLYVPTQGQVTYKGTVLPPKPHLVTKAGIARTFQNIRLFANMTVLENVLIGRHTRTKEGLWSAILRGPGFRRAEAASRARSMELLEFTGLAHKADHLARNLPYGEQRKLEIARALASDPGLLLLDEPTAGMNPQETRTTEELVFAIRDQGIAVLVIEHDMRFIFNLCDRVACLVQGEKLVEGTPAVVQADERVVAAYLGTPYEDATAETEATDGDDQ, encoded by the coding sequence ATGAGCACCACCGCCACCGCCACCCCCGACGCACCCGCCGCCACCACCGTCCTCAAGGCCACCGACGTCACCATGCGCTTCGGCGGCCTCACCGCCGTACGCTCCGTCGACCTCACCGTGAGCAGCGGCGAGATCGTCGGCCTCATCGGCCCCAACGGCGCGGGAAAAACCACCTTCTTCAACTGCCTCACCGGCCTCTACGTCCCCACGCAGGGCCAAGTCACCTACAAAGGCACCGTCCTCCCGCCCAAACCCCACCTCGTCACCAAAGCCGGCATCGCCCGCACCTTCCAGAACATCCGGCTCTTCGCCAACATGACCGTCCTGGAGAACGTCCTCATCGGACGCCACACCCGGACCAAAGAGGGCCTCTGGTCGGCGATCCTGCGCGGCCCCGGATTCCGCAGAGCGGAAGCCGCCTCACGCGCCCGCTCCATGGAACTCCTCGAATTCACCGGCCTCGCCCACAAGGCCGACCACCTCGCCCGCAACCTCCCCTACGGCGAACAGCGCAAGCTCGAAATCGCCCGCGCCCTCGCCAGCGACCCCGGCCTCCTGCTCCTCGACGAGCCCACCGCCGGCATGAACCCGCAAGAGACCCGCACCACCGAAGAACTCGTCTTCGCCATCCGCGACCAGGGCATCGCCGTCCTCGTCATCGAGCACGACATGCGGTTCATCTTCAACCTCTGCGACCGCGTCGCCTGCCTCGTCCAGGGCGAAAAACTCGTCGAAGGCACCCCCGCGGTAGTCCAGGCCGACGAACGCGTCGTCGCCGCCTACCTCGGCACGCCCTACGAAGACGCCACCGCCGAGACCGAAGCCACCGACGGAGACGACCAGTGA
- a CDS encoding branched-chain amino acid ABC transporter permease produces MTTTATTGNTPAPATDGQGPRHGVLPLPETAADALVLLGGLATVVSGFMSWTWTSDFPGDLTVYGYPAGLQIIAIVGGVLTLLLGLARKSVRGLRWLNPARAASPVFLAALSAFVVTWFSAIAISVDLGGFVNLDPGAIVAVVGGLLAVLGALALPHAGTGFRSYFAKPGDLPRPKLPAAWLQRVIITLCAALALVAFSYGIGIDDDDSETFVGFALLVIFAAWALHAAGLFERFSELNARHKGFATGMAFLAAVAFPFTQSDDHNANLGVNILIFGTVALGLNIVVGLTGLLDLGYVAFLGVGAYAAALVSGSQYSSIHIQFPFWGAALTGMAASLVFGVLIGAPTLRLRGDYLAIVTLGFGEIFRIAVNNLDGSSGPDVTNGPNGISNIPDLNFFGFNFGQAHDIVGFTIGRFANYFFLMLLFTAIVVFVFKRAADSRIGRSWVAIREDETAATAMGINGFRVKLIAFALGATLAGLAGTVSAHVTYSVVPTPYQFAGAAPPNSAFLLAAVVLGGMGTVGGPILGAVLLYLIPEKLGFLQNYELLAFGVALVILMRFRPEGIIPNRRSQLEFHETGQLDVPEDGLPAGTVGVTKAEA; encoded by the coding sequence ATGACCACCACAGCCACCACCGGAAACACACCCGCACCGGCAACGGACGGCCAGGGCCCCCGCCACGGCGTCCTCCCGCTGCCCGAGACCGCGGCCGACGCGCTCGTCCTCCTCGGCGGCCTCGCCACCGTCGTCTCCGGGTTCATGTCCTGGACCTGGACCAGCGACTTCCCCGGCGACCTCACCGTCTACGGCTACCCCGCGGGCCTCCAGATCATCGCCATCGTCGGGGGTGTCCTCACCCTCCTCCTCGGCCTCGCCCGCAAGAGCGTCCGCGGCCTGCGCTGGCTCAACCCGGCCCGTGCCGCGAGCCCGGTGTTCCTCGCCGCGCTCTCAGCGTTCGTCGTCACCTGGTTCTCCGCCATCGCGATCTCCGTGGACCTCGGCGGCTTCGTCAACCTCGACCCCGGCGCCATCGTCGCCGTCGTCGGCGGCCTCCTCGCCGTCCTCGGAGCCCTCGCGCTCCCCCACGCCGGCACCGGCTTCAGGTCGTACTTCGCCAAGCCGGGCGACCTCCCGCGGCCCAAGCTCCCGGCGGCCTGGCTCCAGCGCGTCATCATCACCCTGTGCGCCGCGCTCGCGCTCGTCGCCTTCAGCTACGGCATCGGCATCGACGACGACGACAGCGAGACCTTCGTCGGCTTCGCGCTCCTCGTCATCTTCGCCGCCTGGGCCCTGCACGCCGCGGGACTCTTCGAGCGGTTCTCCGAACTCAACGCGCGCCACAAGGGATTCGCCACCGGCATGGCCTTCCTCGCCGCCGTGGCCTTCCCCTTCACCCAGAGCGACGACCACAACGCCAACCTCGGCGTGAACATCCTCATCTTCGGCACCGTCGCCCTCGGCCTCAACATCGTCGTCGGCCTCACCGGCCTCCTCGACCTCGGCTACGTCGCCTTCCTCGGCGTCGGCGCCTACGCCGCGGCGCTCGTCTCCGGCAGCCAGTACTCCAGCATCCACATCCAGTTCCCGTTCTGGGGCGCCGCCCTGACCGGCATGGCCGCCTCGCTCGTCTTCGGCGTCCTCATCGGCGCACCCACCCTCCGGCTCCGCGGCGACTACCTCGCCATCGTCACCCTCGGATTCGGAGAGATCTTCCGCATCGCCGTCAACAACCTCGACGGCAGCTCAGGACCCGACGTCACCAACGGGCCCAACGGCATCTCCAACATCCCCGACCTGAACTTCTTCGGATTCAACTTCGGGCAAGCACACGACATCGTCGGCTTCACCATCGGCCGCTTCGCCAACTACTTCTTCCTCATGCTGCTGTTCACCGCGATCGTGGTGTTCGTCTTCAAGCGCGCAGCGGACTCCCGCATCGGCCGCTCCTGGGTCGCCATCCGCGAGGACGAGACAGCCGCGACCGCCATGGGCATCAACGGCTTCCGCGTGAAGCTCATCGCGTTCGCCCTCGGCGCCACCCTCGCCGGACTCGCCGGCACCGTCAGCGCCCACGTGACCTACAGCGTCGTGCCGACGCCGTACCAGTTCGCCGGCGCCGCCCCGCCCAACTCGGCGTTCCTCCTCGCCGCCGTCGTCCTCGGCGGCATGGGCACCGTCGGCGGGCCCATCCTCGGAGCCGTACTCCTCTACCTCATCCCCGAGAAGCTCGGCTTCCTCCAGAACTACGAACTCCTCGCCTTCGGCGTCGCCCTGGTCATCCTGATGCGCTTCCGCCCCGAAGGCATCATCCCCAACCGGCGCAGCCAGCTGGAGTTCCACGAGACCGGCCAACTCGACGTCCCCGAGGACGGACTCCCCGCGGGCACCGTCGGCGTCACGAAGGCGGAGGCATAA
- a CDS encoding branched-chain amino acid ABC transporter permease, with the protein MNTLPQQLANGLFLGSMYGLIAIGYTMVYGIVQLINFAHGEIFMTGGFGALTVYLWLPHGISMWIAVPLMLVGGALVAVLIAVGAERFAYRPLRGAPRLAPLITAIGLSLALQQVVFNLYPDAKSNRSFPQLPFGPYHLGSISIQSGDIFLIAAGIVCMTGLAFFVRTSRTGRAMQATAQDPDTARLMGINTDRIIVVAFAIGGLFAAVAGVSYGFKYGNVDYSMGFQAGLKAFTAAVLGGIGNIYGAMLGGVVLGLTEAMATAYISNIPGMEQFGGQAWASVWAFILLILVLLLRPQGLLGERVADRA; encoded by the coding sequence GTGAACACCCTGCCGCAGCAGCTGGCCAACGGGCTGTTCCTCGGCTCGATGTACGGGCTGATCGCCATCGGCTACACGATGGTGTACGGCATCGTCCAGCTCATCAACTTCGCCCACGGCGAGATATTCATGACGGGAGGATTCGGAGCGCTCACTGTCTACCTCTGGCTCCCCCACGGCATATCCATGTGGATAGCCGTTCCCCTCATGCTCGTCGGCGGGGCACTCGTCGCCGTCCTCATCGCCGTCGGTGCCGAACGCTTCGCCTACCGGCCCCTGCGCGGCGCACCACGCCTCGCCCCACTCATCACCGCCATCGGCCTGTCCCTCGCCCTCCAGCAGGTCGTCTTCAACCTGTACCCCGACGCGAAGTCCAACCGCTCCTTCCCGCAACTCCCCTTCGGGCCCTACCACCTGGGCTCCATCTCCATCCAGAGCGGTGACATCTTCCTCATCGCCGCCGGCATCGTCTGCATGACCGGACTCGCGTTCTTCGTCAGGACCTCCCGCACCGGCCGCGCCATGCAGGCCACCGCCCAGGACCCCGACACCGCGCGCCTGATGGGCATCAACACCGACCGCATCATCGTCGTCGCCTTCGCCATCGGCGGCCTCTTCGCCGCCGTCGCGGGCGTGTCCTACGGCTTCAAGTACGGCAACGTCGACTACTCCATGGGTTTCCAGGCCGGCCTCAAGGCGTTCACCGCCGCCGTCCTCGGCGGCATCGGCAACATCTACGGCGCCATGCTCGGCGGCGTCGTCCTCGGCCTCACCGAAGCCATGGCCACCGCGTACATCTCCAACATCCCCGGCATGGAACAGTTCGGCGGCCAGGCCTGGGCCTCCGTCTGGGCGTTCATCCTGCTCATCCTCGTACTCCTGCTGAGACCACAAGGACTCCTCGGCGAACGCGTCGCGGACAGGGCGTGA
- a CDS encoding branched-chain amino acid ABC transporter substrate-binding protein, with the protein MLILTTVLTTGALTLTACGSRDDKGSDGASGSGNTTVTIGVDAPLTGQNSATGLGIQYGVQIAIDQANAKKTVPGVTFKLKALDDKAQPATGQQNATQLVADKTVIATVGPLNSGVATSMQQVFASANMAEISPANTAPELTQGKDWQTAKVRPFKTYFRTATTDALQGGFAAQYASGDLKKKKAYVVDDKQTYGAGLAKLFKQNFIKDGGKVIGEDHVNTGDKDFSTLVTKIKNSGADMLYYGGQYDEAQLITKQLKDVGAKIPLMGGDGMFSDTYIKTAGKESEGDLATSVGVPLDTVAAAKDFISTYKSKGYPGDYSTYGGYSFDAATAVINGVAKVVKDGKLPSDARQQLVGAIQNADFQGIAGPVKFDQYGDTTNKQLTVYKVSGGKWVAAKSGTFDAS; encoded by the coding sequence TTGCTCATACTCACCACAGTGCTCACCACCGGAGCACTGACCCTCACCGCCTGCGGGTCCCGCGACGACAAGGGCTCCGACGGCGCCTCGGGGAGCGGCAACACCACTGTCACCATCGGCGTCGACGCGCCCCTCACGGGGCAGAACTCCGCCACCGGCCTCGGCATCCAGTACGGCGTCCAGATCGCCATCGACCAGGCCAACGCCAAGAAGACCGTGCCCGGCGTCACCTTCAAGCTCAAGGCCCTGGACGACAAGGCCCAGCCCGCCACCGGTCAGCAGAACGCGACCCAGCTCGTCGCCGACAAGACCGTCATCGCCACGGTCGGCCCGCTCAACTCGGGTGTCGCCACCTCGATGCAGCAGGTCTTCGCCAGCGCCAACATGGCCGAGATCTCGCCCGCCAACACGGCGCCCGAGCTGACCCAGGGCAAGGACTGGCAGACCGCCAAGGTCCGCCCCTTCAAGACGTACTTCCGTACCGCCACCACCGACGCCCTCCAGGGCGGGTTCGCGGCCCAGTACGCCTCCGGCGACCTGAAGAAGAAGAAGGCCTACGTCGTAGACGACAAGCAGACCTACGGCGCCGGCCTCGCCAAGCTGTTCAAGCAGAACTTCATCAAGGACGGCGGAAAGGTCATCGGTGAGGACCACGTCAACACCGGTGACAAGGACTTCTCCACGCTCGTCACAAAGATCAAGAACTCCGGCGCCGACATGCTCTACTACGGCGGCCAGTACGACGAGGCCCAGCTGATCACCAAGCAGCTCAAGGACGTCGGCGCCAAGATCCCGCTCATGGGCGGCGACGGCATGTTCTCCGACACGTACATCAAGACCGCCGGCAAGGAGTCCGAGGGCGACCTCGCCACCTCCGTCGGTGTGCCCCTCGACACCGTCGCCGCGGCCAAGGACTTCATCAGCACCTACAAGTCCAAGGGCTACCCCGGCGACTACAGCACCTACGGCGGCTACTCGTTCGACGCCGCCACCGCCGTCATCAACGGTGTCGCCAAGGTCGTCAAGGACGGCAAGCTGCCCTCCGACGCCCGCCAGCAGCTCGTGGGCGCCATCCAGAACGCCGACTTCCAGGGCATCGCCGGCCCCGTGAAGTTCGACCAGTACGGAGACACGACCAACAAGCAGCTCACCGTCTACAAGGTCAGTGGCGGCAAGTGGGTCGCCGCCAAGAGCGGCACCTTCGACGCCAGCTGA
- a CDS encoding hotdog fold thioesterase: MADTYETDGPDASGPELPKDIVDEYAALGTDLPALFSAGHLGTRMGIRITEASADRVVGTMPVEGNTQPYGLLHGGASAVLAETLGSIGAMLHGRSTKIAVGVDLNCTHHRGLSSGTVTGVATPVHRGRSTTTHEIVISDEQGRRVCTARLTCLLRDAPNAG, from the coding sequence ATGGCCGACACGTACGAGACGGACGGGCCGGACGCGTCCGGCCCCGAGCTGCCGAAGGACATCGTCGACGAGTACGCCGCGCTCGGCACCGACCTGCCGGCGCTGTTCTCCGCCGGGCACCTCGGCACCCGCATGGGCATCAGGATCACCGAGGCGTCCGCGGACCGCGTCGTCGGCACCATGCCCGTCGAGGGCAACACCCAGCCGTACGGACTCCTGCACGGCGGCGCGTCCGCCGTGCTCGCCGAGACCCTCGGCTCCATCGGCGCCATGCTGCACGGCCGCAGCACCAAGATCGCCGTCGGGGTCGACCTCAACTGCACGCATCACAGGGGCCTGTCGTCCGGCACCGTCACCGGTGTCGCGACCCCGGTGCACCGCGGCCGGTCCACCACCACGCACGAGATCGTCATCAGCGACGAACAGGGCCGGCGCGTGTGCACCGCGCGCCTGACCTGCCTGCTGCGCGACGCGCCGAACGCCGGCTAG
- a CDS encoding FdhF/YdeP family oxidoreductase encodes MASKPPAQDPAQDAPRVSPPQHAAAGIPAVRHSLQIAQRQMGTARTARTLLKVNQKNGFDCPGCAWPEGDHRHIAEFCENGAKAVAEEATLRRVTPSFFAAHPLSDLATRSGYWLGQQGRITEPMLFERDASPGSDDDGHYRPVSWEAAFEIIAEELRALASPDEALFYTSGRTSNETAFLLQLFAREFGTNNLPDCSNMCHESSGSALTETIGIGKGSVSLEDIHQADLIIVAGQNPGTNHPRMLSALEKAKDAGARIISVNPLPEAGLERFKNPQTAKGALKGAALTDLFLQIRIGGDQALFRLLNKLILATPGAVDQEFVDEHTHGYDDFVKAAREADWDETLAATGLSRASIEKALELVLASERTIVCWAMGLTQHKHSVPTIREVVNFLLLRGNIGRTGAGVCPVRGHSNVQGDRTMGIFERPAASFLDALDREFGITSPRHHGYDVVRSIEAMRDGEAKVFFAMGGNFVAATPDTDVTEAAMRSTRLTVHVSTKLNRSHAVTGARALILPTLGRTDKDVQAGGKQVVTVEDSMGMVHASRGNLAPASPHLLSEPAIVARLARAVLGAASRTPWEEFEKDYATIRDRIARVVPGFEDFNARVADPNGFALPHGPRDERRFPTATGKANFTAAPVEHPELPPGRLLLQTLRSHDQYNTTIYGLDDRYRGIKDGRRVVLVNPEDARELALADGAYTDIVSEWKDGVDRRAPHFRVVHYPTARGCAAAYYPETNVLIPLGATADTSNTPASKSVVVRFEPASEPTTGASDK; translated from the coding sequence ATGGCCAGTAAGCCCCCCGCACAGGACCCCGCCCAGGACGCGCCGCGGGTCTCCCCGCCCCAGCACGCCGCCGCCGGGATCCCCGCCGTACGCCACAGCCTGCAGATCGCCCAGCGGCAGATGGGCACGGCCCGCACCGCCCGCACCCTGCTCAAGGTCAACCAGAAGAACGGCTTCGACTGCCCCGGCTGCGCCTGGCCCGAAGGGGACCACCGGCACATCGCCGAGTTCTGCGAGAACGGCGCCAAGGCCGTCGCCGAGGAGGCGACGCTGCGCCGTGTGACGCCCTCGTTCTTCGCCGCGCACCCGCTGTCCGACCTCGCCACCCGCAGCGGCTACTGGCTCGGCCAGCAGGGCCGCATCACGGAGCCCATGCTGTTCGAGCGCGACGCCTCACCCGGCTCCGACGACGACGGCCACTACCGGCCCGTCTCCTGGGAGGCGGCCTTCGAGATCATCGCCGAGGAGCTGCGCGCGCTCGCCTCCCCCGACGAGGCCCTCTTCTACACCTCGGGCCGCACGAGCAACGAGACGGCGTTCCTGCTCCAGCTGTTCGCCCGCGAGTTCGGCACCAACAACCTGCCCGACTGCTCCAACATGTGCCACGAGTCGTCCGGCTCCGCGCTCACGGAGACCATCGGCATCGGCAAGGGCAGCGTCTCCCTGGAGGACATCCACCAGGCCGACCTGATCATCGTCGCCGGCCAGAACCCGGGCACGAACCACCCCCGGATGCTCTCCGCGCTGGAGAAGGCCAAGGACGCGGGGGCGCGGATCATCTCCGTCAACCCGCTGCCGGAAGCGGGACTCGAACGGTTCAAGAACCCGCAGACCGCGAAGGGCGCCCTGAAGGGCGCGGCCCTGACCGACCTGTTCCTCCAGATCAGGATCGGCGGCGACCAGGCCCTGTTCCGGCTGCTGAACAAGCTGATCCTGGCGACCCCCGGCGCCGTCGACCAGGAGTTCGTCGACGAGCACACCCACGGCTACGACGACTTCGTCAAGGCCGCCCGCGAGGCGGACTGGGACGAGACACTCGCCGCCACCGGCCTCAGCCGCGCTTCCATCGAGAAGGCGCTGGAGCTGGTCCTCGCCTCCGAGCGGACCATCGTGTGCTGGGCGATGGGCCTCACCCAGCACAAGCACTCCGTGCCCACCATCAGGGAGGTCGTCAACTTCCTGCTGCTGCGCGGCAACATCGGCCGGACCGGCGCCGGGGTCTGCCCGGTGCGCGGCCACTCCAACGTGCAGGGCGACCGCACGATGGGCATCTTCGAACGTCCCGCGGCGTCCTTCCTCGACGCCCTCGACCGCGAGTTCGGCATCACCTCACCGCGCCACCACGGCTACGACGTCGTCCGCTCCATCGAGGCGATGCGCGACGGCGAGGCGAAGGTCTTCTTCGCCATGGGCGGCAACTTCGTCGCGGCCACGCCCGACACCGACGTCACCGAGGCGGCCATGCGCTCCACCCGCCTGACCGTGCACGTCTCCACGAAGCTCAACCGCTCCCACGCCGTCACGGGCGCCCGCGCCCTGATCCTGCCGACCCTCGGCCGCACCGACAAGGACGTCCAGGCCGGCGGCAAGCAGGTCGTCACCGTCGAGGACTCCATGGGCATGGTGCACGCCTCGCGCGGCAACCTGGCGCCGGCCTCACCGCATCTGCTGTCCGAACCGGCCATCGTGGCCCGTCTGGCGCGTGCCGTCCTCGGCGCCGCGTCCCGCACGCCGTGGGAGGAGTTCGAGAAGGACTACGCCACGATCCGGGACCGCATCGCACGCGTCGTGCCGGGCTTCGAGGACTTCAACGCGCGCGTCGCCGACCCGAACGGCTTCGCCCTGCCCCACGGACCGCGCGACGAACGCAGGTTCCCCACCGCCACCGGCAAGGCCAACTTCACCGCGGCACCCGTCGAGCACCCCGAACTGCCGCCCGGCCGCCTGCTGCTGCAGACCCTGCGCTCGCACGACCAGTACAACACCACCATCTACGGCCTCGACGACCGCTACCGCGGCATCAAGGACGGCCGCCGCGTGGTGCTGGTCAACCCGGAGGACGCCCGGGAACTCGCCCTCGCCGACGGCGCGTACACCGACATCGTCAGCGAGTGGAAGGACGGCGTGGACCGCCGCGCCCCGCACTTCCGGGTCGTGCACTACCCGACCGCGCGGGGCTGCGCCGCCGCGTACTACCCGGAGACCAACGTGCTCATCCCGCTGGGCGCCACCGCCGACACCAGCAACACGCCCGCAAGCAAGTCCGTCGTCGTACGGTTCGAACCCGCGAGCGAGCCCACGACCGGCGCGTCTGATAAGTAA
- the polA gene encoding DNA polymerase I has product MAETASKKTVTDRPRLLLMDGHSLAYRAFFALPAENFTTASGQPTNAIYGFASMLANTLRDEAPTHFAVAFDVSRKTWRSGEFPEYKANRSTTPDEFKGQVELIGELLDAMHADRFAVEGFEADDIIATLVTQAEAEGFDVLIVTGDRDSFQLVSDHTTVLYPTKGVSELTRFTPAKVHEKYGLTPAQYPDFAALRGDPSDNLPGIPGVGEKTAAKWINQFGSFAELVERADEVKGKAGQNFRDHLPSVQLNRRLTEMVKDVPLPKPVSLLAREPYDRGALTGLLELLEIRNPSLRERLLAVDPGAAEAEPPAPAEGIALDGSVLTTGELAPWLAEHGTVPLGVATVDTWALGTGSITEIALATAEGPAAWFDTTQLDEADERALTAWLGDADRPKVLHKAKNLHRVLPEHGWHIKGVGMDTALAAYLVKPGRRSFELDSLAVEYLGRELTPPAAADGQLAFGTDEQAEAEALMSQARAVLDLGVAFTERLTEVGATRLLDEIELPTSTMLARLERHGIAADRAHLEAMEQQFAGAVQQAVKEAHAAVGREFNLGSPKQLQEVLFGELGLPKTKKTKTGYTTDADALAWLAAQTEHELPVIMLRHREQAKLRVTVEGLIKSIAGDERIHTTFNQTVAATGRLSSTDPNLQNIPVRTDEGRAIRRGFVVGEGFESLMTADYSQIELRVMAHLSEDDDLVEAFASGEDLHTTVASQVFDVDKGSVDPEMRRKIKAMSYGLAYGLSAFGLSGQLGIEAAEARVLMENYFERFGGVRDYLRRVVDEARATGYTETMLGRRRYLPDLNSDNRQRRETAERMALNAPIQGTAADIVKIAMLNVDRALTEAALSSRMLLQVHDEIVLEVAPGERDAVEELLRREMPAAAQLRAPLDVSVGYGTDWESAAH; this is encoded by the coding sequence GTGGCTGAGACAGCATCGAAGAAGACCGTGACAGATCGTCCGCGCCTGCTCCTCATGGACGGGCACTCCCTGGCGTACCGGGCGTTCTTCGCGCTGCCCGCGGAGAACTTCACGACCGCGTCGGGCCAGCCGACCAATGCCATCTACGGCTTCGCGTCGATGCTGGCGAACACGTTGCGTGACGAGGCGCCCACGCACTTCGCCGTCGCGTTCGACGTGTCGCGCAAGACCTGGCGCTCCGGTGAGTTCCCGGAGTACAAGGCGAACCGCTCCACGACCCCCGACGAGTTTAAGGGACAGGTCGAACTCATCGGGGAGCTCCTGGACGCGATGCACGCGGACCGCTTCGCCGTCGAGGGCTTCGAGGCGGACGACATCATCGCCACCCTCGTCACCCAGGCCGAGGCCGAGGGCTTCGACGTGCTCATCGTCACGGGCGACCGGGACTCCTTCCAGCTGGTCAGCGACCACACCACGGTGCTGTACCCGACCAAGGGCGTGTCCGAGCTCACGCGCTTCACCCCCGCGAAGGTCCACGAGAAGTATGGACTGACCCCCGCGCAGTACCCGGACTTCGCGGCGCTGCGGGGCGATCCGTCCGACAACCTCCCCGGCATCCCCGGCGTCGGCGAGAAGACCGCCGCGAAGTGGATCAACCAGTTCGGCTCGTTCGCGGAGCTCGTGGAGCGCGCCGACGAGGTCAAGGGCAAAGCCGGCCAGAACTTCCGGGACCACCTCCCGTCGGTCCAGCTCAACCGCCGCCTGACCGAGATGGTCAAGGACGTGCCGCTGCCGAAGCCCGTGTCGCTGCTGGCCCGCGAGCCCTACGACCGCGGTGCGCTGACCGGCCTGCTGGAGCTCCTGGAGATCCGCAACCCGAGCCTGCGCGAGCGGCTGCTCGCCGTCGACCCGGGCGCCGCGGAGGCGGAGCCGCCCGCGCCCGCCGAGGGCATCGCGCTCGACGGCTCCGTCCTCACCACCGGCGAACTCGCCCCCTGGCTCGCCGAGCACGGCACGGTGCCGCTCGGCGTCGCCACGGTCGACACCTGGGCGCTCGGCACGGGCAGCATCACCGAGATCGCCCTCGCCACCGCCGAGGGACCCGCCGCCTGGTTCGACACCACTCAGCTCGACGAGGCCGACGAGCGGGCCCTCACCGCGTGGCTCGGCGACGCCGACCGCCCCAAGGTCCTGCACAAAGCGAAGAACCTTCATAGGGTCCTGCCCGAGCACGGCTGGCACATCAAGGGCGTCGGCATGGACACCGCGCTCGCCGCCTACCTCGTCAAGCCGGGCCGCCGCTCCTTCGAACTGGACTCGCTCGCCGTCGAGTACCTCGGCCGTGAGCTCACCCCGCCCGCGGCGGCCGACGGGCAGCTCGCGTTCGGCACCGACGAGCAGGCCGAGGCCGAGGCGCTGATGTCGCAGGCGCGCGCCGTCCTCGACCTCGGTGTCGCGTTCACGGAGCGGCTCACCGAGGTCGGCGCGACTCGCCTCCTCGACGAGATCGAGCTGCCCACCTCCACCATGCTGGCCCGGCTCGAGCGGCACGGCATCGCCGCGGACCGCGCCCATCTGGAGGCGATGGAGCAGCAGTTCGCCGGCGCCGTGCAGCAGGCCGTCAAGGAGGCCCACGCCGCCGTCGGCCGCGAGTTCAACCTCGGCTCGCCCAAGCAGCTCCAGGAGGTGCTCTTCGGTGAACTGGGCCTGCCGAAGACGAAGAAGACCAAGACGGGCTACACCACCGACGCCGACGCCCTCGCCTGGCTCGCCGCGCAGACCGAGCACGAACTTCCCGTGATCATGTTGCGCCACCGCGAGCAGGCCAAGCTGCGGGTCACGGTCGAGGGCCTGATCAAGAGCATCGCGGGCGACGAGCGCATCCACACGACGTTCAACCAGACCGTCGCGGCGACCGGCCGGCTCTCCTCCACCGACCCCAACCTGCAGAACATCCCGGTCCGCACGGACGAGGGCCGGGCCATCCGCCGCGGCTTCGTCGTCGGCGAGGGCTTCGAGTCGCTGATGACCGCGGACTACAGCCAGATCGAACTGCGCGTCATGGCCCACCTGTCGGAGGACGACGACCTCGTCGAGGCATTCGCCTCCGGCGAGGACCTGCACACGACGGTCGCCTCCCAGGTCTTCGACGTCGACAAGGGGTCCGTCGACCCCGAGATGCGGCGCAAGATCAAGGCCATGTCGTACGGGCTGGCCTACGGCCTCTCCGCGTTCGGCCTGTCCGGGCAGTTGGGCATCGAGGCCGCCGAGGCGCGCGTCCTGATGGAGAACTACTTCGAGCGCTTCGGCGGCGTACGGGACTACCTGCGCCGCGTCGTGGACGAGGCACGGGCCACCGGCTACACCGAGACCATGCTCGGCCGCCGCCGCTACCTCCCGGACCTCAACAGCGACAACCGCCAGCGCCGCGAGACCGCCGAGCGCATGGCGCTCAACGCCCCGATCCAGGGCACCGCCGCGGACATCGTCAAGATCGCGATGCTCAACGTGGACCGCGCCCTGACCGAGGCTGCGCTCTCCTCCCGCATGCTGCTCCAGGTCCACGACGAAATCGTCCTGGAGGTCGCCCCCGGCGAGCGGGACGCCGTGGAGGAACTGCTGCGCCGGGAGATGCCGGCCGCGGCCCAGCTCCGCGCCCCGCTCGACGTATCCGTCGGCTACGGGACCGACTGGGAGTCCGCGGCGCACTGA